In a single window of the Salvelinus namaycush isolate Seneca chromosome 18, SaNama_1.0, whole genome shotgun sequence genome:
- the LOC120062673 gene encoding formin-binding protein 1-like produces the protein MHRNRGSFGRNCTETMSCRWGTELWDQFDNLEKHTHWGIEFVERYTKFVKERSEIEISYAKQIRNLSKKYQPKKNSREEDEYKYTSCRAFLMTLNELNDYAGQHEVIAENLTTHIICELTRYIQELKAERKSHFHDGRRAQQHIENSWKQLESSKRRFERDCKEADRAQQYFDKIDADINVTKADVEKARQQAQLKHQVAEDSKNEYLTYLQKFNKEQNEHYYSLIPHIFQKIQEMEEKKIEKVGESMKTYAEVNRKVLPIVSKCLDGMTNAAASIEPTTDTKQVVESFKSGFEPPGDVEVEDYSLSMRRTVSESSYLNSRGEGKPSRSNSRGKLWPFKRNKLMSLLASPRQPPPPPPTSPSPGAVPNGPKSPQQPKEPLSHRLNEFMTSKHKMQCLRSLTRGVNCSHLPPEQRRKKLQAKINDINKELQKEVDQRDALTKMKDVYVKNPHMGDPNSVDSRLEEIGQNIDKLELDSRKYEAWLLEVETRFAEKSDPHRRQSGLYDSNATTPVNNNCAPVNRESPDGSYTEDHSTEHHLKSRSTDFDDDFDDEDPLPTIGTCKSLYPFEGQNEGTISMAEGELLYVIEEDKGDGWTRVRRNEDEEGYVPTSYIKVFFDTNAKGAMTYI, from the exons ATGCATAGAAATCGTGGATCATTTGGAAGAAATTGCACTGAAACGATGAGTTGCAGATGGGGGACAGAGCTGTGG GACCAGTTTGACAACTTGGAAAAGCACACCCACTGGGGCATTGAGTTTGTGGAGAGGTATACAAAGTTTGTTAAAGAGAGATCTGAAATTGAAATCAGCTATGCAAAGCAAATCAG AAACCTCTCTAAAAAATATCAGCCCAAGAAAAACTCAAGAGAGGAAGACGAATACAA GTATACGTCCTGTCGGGCCTTCCTGATGACCCTGAATGAGCTGAACGACTATGCGGGACAACACGAGGTCATCGCTGAGAATCTCACCACTCATATCATCTGTGAGCTGACACGCTACATCCAGGAGCTGAAAGCAGAGAGGAAATCG CATTTCCATGATGGCCGCAGAGCTCAGCAACACATTGAGAATTCTTGGAAACAACTGGAATCC AGTAAACGGAGATTTGAGAGAGACTGCAAGGAGGCGGACCGAGCCCAGCAGTACTTTGACAAGATTGATGCTGACATCAATGTGACCAAAGCAGACGTCGAAAAA GCCAGACAGCAGGCCCAGTTGAAACACCAAGTGGCAGAGGACAGCAAGAATGAATACCTCACCTACCTGCAGAAGTTTAACAAGGAGCAGAATGAACATTATTATAGCCTTATACCTCACATCTTTCAG AAAATacaggagatggaggagaaaaAGATCGAGAAAGTGGGAGAGTCTATGAAGACTTACGCAGAGGTCAATCGGAAAGTGTTACCTATTGTCAGCAAATGTTTAGATGGCATGACCAATGCAGCAGCATCCATCGAGCCAACAACG GATACCAAGCAGGTGGTGGAATCCTTCAAGTCTGGCTTCGAGCCACCTGGCGACGTAGAAGTTGAGGACTATAGTCTGTCTATGAGGCGGACCGTGTCAGAGTCCAGCTATCTGAACTCGCGGGGGGAGGGCAAGCCCAGCCGCAGCAACAGCAGGGGCAAACTATGGCCTTTCAAGAGAAACAAG CTCATGTCTTTGTTAGCTTCCCCACGCCAACCACCTCCTCCCCCCCCTACCTCCCCATCACCCGGTGCCGTGCCCAACGGCCCCAAGTCTCCCCAGCAGCCCAAGGAGCCCCTCTCCCACCGCCTCAATGAGTTCATGACCTCCAAACATAAAATGCAATGTTTAAGGAGTCTGACACGCGGGGTAA ATTGTAGTCACCTGCCTCCTGAACAGAGGAGGAAGAAGCTCCAGGCCAAAATCAATGACATTAACAAGGAGCTACAAAAAGAGGTGGATCAGAG GGATGCTCTGACTAAAATGAAGGACGTGTACGTAAAGAACCCACACATGGGGGACCCCAACAGTGTGGACTCACGATTAGAGGAGATCGGACAAAATATTGACAAGTTAGAACTGGATTCAAGGAAATATGAA GCCTGGCTGCTGGAGGTGGAGACAAGGTTTGCAGAGAAGAGTGACCCACACAGACGGCAAAGTGGATTATACGACTCCAACGCTACtacacctgtcaacaacaacTGTGCACCTGTCAACCGAGAGAG CCCGGACGGAAGCTACACAGAGGATCATAGCACAGAGCATCACCTCAAATCTCGGAGCACCGACTTTGATGATGACTTTGATGACGAGGACCCACTCCCCACTATCGGAACCTGTAAATCGCTCTACCCTTTCGAAG GTCAGAACGAAGGCACCATTTCCATGGCCGAGGGGGAGCTGCTGTATGTCATCGAGGAGGATAAGGGTGACGGGTGGACGCGGGTGCGCAGGAACGAGGATGAAGAGGGATACGTACCCACATCTTACATCAAGGTCTTTTTCGACACAAATGCCAAAGGTGCTATGACATACATATAA